Part of the Methanomassiliicoccales archaeon genome is shown below.
ATTGCGGGCGGTGACGTCGTCGTCGGTGATTATGTGCACCCCGGTCCTTCCGCCACTAGCATCCGTGGCCATGCCCCGGATGTTGACGGCGTTGCGGGCCAAGGCCTCCGCGACCCGGGAGATCTCCCCCGGGCGGTCCTGTATGTACACATCGAACTGTTTGTAGGACATCCCTTTCTCATTGAAGGTGCATGAAGTTAAATCTTTGTAGGAATGCTACTGAGAATTAGATTTATAGCGTAAGGCCATATCGAGGGACATGGCCACCGGCGCCAAGCCCTATGCGATAACGGTGAACTGGAATCGGGCGGAGGACACCGTCCAATGCGTCAGCTCACTTTACGAAGGGAACCCCGAGCTGCAGGTGCTGGTGGTCGACAACGGGTCCCAGGACGGCTCGGTGGAAAAGCTTCGCAACAAGTTCCCCGGGCTGATCATCCTGGAGAACCAGGATAACCTGGGCTACGTCAAAGGGGCGAACCAAGGCATCCGGCGGGCGCTAGCCGACGGAGCTACGCACGTTCTCATGATAAACAACGACGCCGTCTCCCGCCCGGGCATGGTGGCCGAGCTGGTGGACGTGCTGGACAGGTATCCCGACGCCGGGATCGCCGGTCCCAAGATCTTCTATTACAGCACGGACGTGATCTGGTTCAACGGAGGGCACTTCAATCACTGGATGGGTTTCTCCACCCATCAGTTCATGGACCGCCGGGACGACGGTCGCAACCGTGAGAGGAAGGTCGATTTCATCACTGGCTGCACCTTGATGGTCAAGGCCAGCGTGCTCTCCGAGATCGGTCTTTTCGATGAGGACTTCGTCATCTACGCCGAGGACCTGGATCTCTGCCTGAGGGCCAAGGAGAGGAAGTACGAGTCCTGGTTGGTGCCCGCCGCCATGGCCGAGCACAAGGTATCGCTTTCGACCGGGATCGCCGGCTCCAATCTGATGACCCCGTTCCGGGCCTACTACTACGGCCGCAACATGCTCATGATGATCCGCAAGAGAAAGAAGGGCCTGCAGTTCATCACCTGCTACCTGGGGCAGACCCTGGTCATGCTTCCTTACTACTTTTTGCTGATGGGTTTGCAGAAGACCAGGGGCTCTTTCCGCCATTACCTGAAGGGATATATGGACGCCCTGCGGTGGATGGTCAACGGAAACGCCTAGCTGAAGCTCAGTTCTCCATTAGGGTGCTGCTGGCCGTGTTCCACAGATAGGCTATACCGAAGCCCAGGAACAGGGGCAGCGTCTCCACGTCGATGGGGCCGGAGAAGGCCGCGAAGGCCATGTAGAAGACGTACAGCGCCACCAGGTATCCGGAGAAGGCCGTGAAGACCATCTTGACCCCCCTTATCAGCACGTCCCGCCGCCCGTGGGTCAGCAGGTACTTGTTGGCGATGACCAGGTAGGACATGGCCAGGATGAAGGCCAGTACCGTGGAGGTGACCATGTGGTCGTCGTACGCCACCTCCAGTCCCTCCATCATCCAGAAGGTGAAGACCAGCCCCAGCAGCAGAGCCGACAGATAACGTCCGATGACGTTTATGAACAGGAAATTGACCGCCATGGCGGCGGTCTTGCCCATCATCCCACACTGCCTCAATATGGAAAGGATGACCCGGGAGGAGAGCTTGGAAGTGCCGCTGCGGCGCGAGCTGAAGGTGAAGCTCACTTCCTCCACCTTGGTATTGCGGGGCAGGAACTTCAGCAGGTCGAAGAGCACCTTGAAACCCGCCCGCTCGAACCTGCCGCTGTACTTGGAAATGGTCTCCTGGCACAGGTCGGTCCGCCCGCCGAAGAAGCCGCTCATGGTGTCCGCGGAGATGGGCCGCCTCATGGCCGTCAGGTAGATCATGGCCAGGGTATGCGCCCCCCAGGAGGCCAGATGCCGGCTGAAGCTCAGTTTATGTTTGTCCTCACGGACACCGACGGCCATGTCCGAACCGCCGGCCAGGCGGGCGTGCAGCTCCCCCACGGATTCTGGCGGGTGCTGGAAGTCGGCGTCCATGACCACGAAGAATCTGGTCCTAGTGCTGGAGATGCTGTCCATGATGCTGGCGGTGAGCCCGCGGTCGGCCAGGTCGCGACCGAGGAGCGCTATCCGGGGATGCTTGGAGGCGAACTCCAGCACCCTCTCCCTCGTCCCGTCCGTGGAATTGTCGTCGGCCACGATGACGGAGACGCCGGGATAGAGAGAATCCAGGCTCTCTAGCATAGGCTGGATGTTCCCTCCTTCGTTGTAGGTGGGGAGAATAACCGTCAGGTCATCGAACTCGGACAATAAGCATCCCAACTTTTATAGTCAAAAAATCTCCAACGTATTTATATATTTTCGAACAGGAAGCTTTCTCCAACAATAGCGGGGCCCGGCTCTGAAGTTATATAATCGGAAAGGCCTCCATTCACCTCAGATGCTGACCATATCCGCTGGGGTCTGCGCCTACAACGAGGAGAAGAACATACTACAGTGCCTGCGATCCCTGACCTCCCAGACCTTCCACGGCAAGGAGCTGGTCGAGATGCTGGTCATTTCCAGTGGCAGCACCGACCGCACGGACGAGCTGGTGCAGGACTACGCCCGCAACGTCGACGGCCGCGTCCGTCTCATCAGACAGGAGAAGCGGGAGGGCAAGAACTCGGCGGTCAACGCCTTCATGGTCGAGGCCAAGGGCGACGTGCTATTCCTGGCCAACGCGGACAATGTCATGCGGGAGGATACCTTCGACCGCATGGCCGAGCACTTCAACGACCCATCCATAGGCATGGTCGGTGGCCATCCCGTCCCGGTGAACGACCAGGAGACGTTCATGGGGTTCGCGGTGCACATGCTCTGGGACATGCACCATCGGCTGTCGCTCATCCATCCCAAGGTGGGGGAGATAGTGGCCTTCCGGAACCTGGGGTTCAGGATACCGACGGGGATGGGCAGCGATGAGGACCTCATAAGGCGGGAACACGAAGGACGCGGGTTGAAGATCGCCTACGAATCGGAGGCGCTCATCTTCAACCGCGGTCCCACCACGGTGCGCGATTTTTTCATCCAGAGGACCAGGGTGAACATAGGCGAGCGCTACATGAAGCGCTGGTTCGATTACGACATACCCACCTGGGACAAGCGCTTCCTTATCAACGCCTGGCTCAGCTTCGTGAAGGACAACGCTAGCCACCCCATAAAAATGGCCGTGGCCATGTCCATGGAGGCCTTCGCCCGCGTTTACGCCGCCCTGCACGTCCAACTGGACAAAGGGGACAGGGCGGTGTGGCAGGTGGTCGAGAGCACCAAAGAGGTCGACAGCAAACCTTAACTTTTTTTATAAAAAAAGAGGGAAGAGGTTTAGGGGAGAGATATTTCAGCGTTTCTTGAAGGCCACCAGGCCGACGGCGCCTATCACCATGACCAGGCCGATGGGGGAGAGCAGGGCGGAGAGGGCATCCGTGCCCTCGACGGTCACTGTGCCGAGAGATTCGGCTGGCAGATAGACCAGTAGCTGCTGCACCTCGCCGTTATCGACGACCGCGTAGCAGGCCTGGTCCGGCTGGCCGTAGATCAGCTCAAGGGGATCGTCCACCTGCTGCATATCCGTACCGTTCAGGCGCACGTGCAGGTGGTCCTGCGACATGTCCATGGTGCCGGTCTCGGTGTTTATCAGCAACAAAGCTCCCTGGCCGTTCTGGCCCTGGGCCGACAGCTGGAACTTGTTCTTGACCACCGACTGCACCTGCACCTGCAGCTCGTTGCGGTAGGACACGGTGTCGTAGATCCCGCTCTCGTCGTCAGCCACGATTGTGATCTCGGCGGCCACCTGACCGTTCTGTACGGCCTGCATCAGGACCATCTCCATCCACTGGTGGCGATGGGCAACCTGGGGTAGGAAGCGGATCATCAGGTGCTCGGTGACGTTGCAGCTCACGACCGTGCCGTTCTCTGTGACCTCGAAGGGATCATCAGAGGCGATGACCCCGGTAGAGTTGCCGTCGGAGATCACCAGCTGATAGGTCATGTTGCAGGGCTCGTTCATCACCTTGTTCTCGATGACCGTCATGTCCCCGCTGAGGACGATGGTCATGTTGGCGCTCTCGTTCACGAACAGATGGTACATCCCGGTGGGGTTGTCATGCACCACGGCGACGGTCTCGCCATCGATCAGCTTGGCGATGGAGCCGTGCACATCGATGTCCTCGGGCACGAAGCCCTCCACGCTTATGCTGGTGAGCAGGACCTTCTCGCCCTCGGAGGTTATCAGGCCGTAATCAGTGATGACCCCAGTTGTCTCGTTGATTTCGTAGAACACGAATCCGCCCTGGCCCTGGCCGTGGCTGTACTGCATCTTGCCCATCAGGGACCTGTCTGCGCCCTTCTGGTACATTTTATTGTTATCATTATTTCCGTTATTAGCAGGTGTTTCCCCGCCGCCCTCGGACCAGGGACCGTTCCCGTTACCATTGCCGTTGCCTGAACCGTTGCCGTCGGCCATGGCCGGCGCGGCGAACAGGGCAAGGACCGAGATCAGGAACATTCCCACTAACACAAGGCTCAAGACCTTTAGCGTCCGCATTTTTTCACCTAAATGTCAATCCTTGCCGAGGGGTCATTAACGTTTTGGTACGGGCCTCGAACTGGTTGGTACGAGCTTCGAACAGCGGAAAACGCCCCCTTCGTCTTGTTCGAACTTTGAACCATAACGATTTACATTCCGCAAAGGGATTGAGCTGCCATGGAACCGTTGGACTTGGCCCTGAGGATAGTGCTCATAGGCCTATGCGTGATAATGTTCATCGTCAGCGTGCAGGCCTTTAAGAGGGCGGGTGGAAGGCGCATGGTGTGGGTGCTGCTTTCGTTCCTAGGATTCACCGCCCTGTCCCTCCTGGCTCTCCTTGGCGAGGTCTTCGATGATGCTGCCTGGAGCATGCCCAACGCCGTGGTCCTGTTCCTTATCCTTATCATTGGCGCGAACTACCTGGCGCTGTTGAGCGTCATCATCCCACAGGCCATAAGAAACGCCTTGCCACCTTACACGAACGAATTCATAACTATGATCAAGGACTCGTCCCTGGTCATGACTATAGGGGTCATAGAACTTACGCTGAGGGGCAAGCTGATCAGCGCGCATACCGGCCAGTCCATCCCCGTGCTCATATTCGTAGCGCTGCTCTACTTCATCATGACCTTCAGCGCCTCGAGAATCATGAAGATGATCGAGAAGAAGTTCGCCATACCTGGCATGATTGGGAGTGATTCAAAATGACGGAGCCCATCTTAGAGCTCATTGACGTCAAGAAATCATTCGGTGACAACCATGTCCTGCGCGGCATATCCCTGAAGGTCATGCCCCAGGAGGTCGTCACCATCATCGGCCCGAGCGGCAGCGGGAAGAGCACGCTGCTGCGCTGCATGAACCTACTCAATGAACCGGATAGCGGCAAGATAATATTCCTGGGGCACAACATCACGGATAAGGACATTGACATCAACGCCGTGCGCACCCAGATGAACATGGTCTTCCAGTGCTTCAATCTCTTCATGCACCTCACCGCCAAGAGGAACATCTCCCTGGCCCTGATGAAGGTCAAGAAAATGAAGAAGGCAGAGGCCGAAGCAGTAGCGCTCAAGACCTTGGAGAAGGTCGGCCTGGCGGACAAGGCGGACTCCTACCCAGGCGAGATGTCCGGGGGGCAGCAGCAGCGCGTGGCCATCGCTCGAGCTTTGGCCATGAACCCCAAGGTCATCCTGTTCGACGAACCGACGTCGGCGCTGGACCCCGAACTCATCGGAGAGGTGCTGGACGTCATGAAGAAGCTAGCCCTGTCGGGCATGACCATGGTGGTGGTGACGCACGAGATGGGCTTCGCCCGGGAGATGGCCGATAAGGTGATATTCATGGACCAGGGAGTCATCGCCGAGCAGGGGACTGCGGAGGAGATGTTCGTCAACCCCAAGAACCCCCGGACCAAGACCTTCCTGAAGAGGATACTGAAGGAAGTGGGCGACATGGACCCGGGAATACCAACCGATTTCGTCCCGAACGGGGACAACGGACAAGACAAATGTTAAATAGGCCAGTAGAAATACAAACGGACCATGTACGCGCTGAGGATTTCGACCGACATTGTTCTGGTCCAACGCGTCTTGGGTATTTGAAAGGGAAAACCGCAGGTTTTCCCGGTCATCGGTCGGTGTGTTCATGAAAGGATCTATCGTCCTCGGTCTGGCGCTTTTCGGTGTGGCTCAGGGAGGGGCCCGGCGGCCCAAGAAGCTTATGGACGGCAACGAATGCCATCAGCTTCCCTGGCTCTCCACTCCCAAGTATCCGTGCGGCCAGGACAACGGTCGGGACGACGAGGGGTACTACACCCCCATCAAGAAGGAGCACTCCGTCCGTAATTACCAGATACCGATCAAAGGCAAGAAGAAGTGAAGGTCAAGGGGATCGACATGGAAGTCATTTCGATGGTCGTGAACGACGAGTTCGGGGTCATGCAGAGGATCATGGGGGAGTTCACCCGCCGCAGGATTAACGTGGACACGATCGTCGTCGGGAAGTGCGAGATCCCCGGCAAGTCCCGCGTGGTGCTCAGCGTCTCGGACCGCAAGGAGGCGGAATGGGCTGTGGACAGCCTGCAGCGGCTGCAGGACATAATCCACGTCGAGCTGGTGGACGGGACCCGGCAGGAGGCCTATGCCCTGGTGGGCAACGGAACGGCCAAGGCCAGGCTCATCGGCTCCATCGAAGAGGTGGAAAAGATGTTGCAGGCCACCAACCCGGACAAGTTCATAAGGGCAGTGAACGCCCTCTGAGGTGTGCTCATGAAAAGCAAGATTTGGATGGACGGCCAGTTGGTGAACTGGGAGGATGCCAAGGTGCATGTGTTGGCTCATGGGTTCCATTACGGGACCGGGGTCTTCGAGGGCATACGGGTATACCACGTCCCCCAGGGGAAGAACATATTCCGCCTGAGGGACCACATGGTGCGCTTCATGAACTCGGCCAAGGTGCTGCAGATGAAGATGCCCTACACTTTGGACGAACTGTGCGAGGCCTGCCGGGATGTGGTGCGCACCGCCGACGCCGAGGGAGATTATCTCCGGCCCTTAGCCTTCTACGGGGTGCACCCGGAGTTCAAGATCGGGCTCAACCCCAGCAAGCTGCCCACGAACGTCAGCATCATCTGCACGCACATGGGTGTGTATATAGGGAAGGACCAGGTGGAGCAGGGCGCCAACATCATCACCTCCTCCTGGGAGAAGTACAACAACCGCGCCGCCGCCCTTAACGCCAAGGTCTCCGGGCATTACGTGAACTCGGTATTGGCCAAGCTGGAAGCGATACAGCGGGGCTGCGACGAGGCGCTCATGCTCAACGGCAACGGCAACGTGGCCGAGGGCACCGGGGAGAACGTGTTCATGGTGAAGAAGGGCAAGCTGCTCACGCCGCCAGTCTCCGCCGGGATACTGGAAGGGATCACCCGGGACTGCGTCATGACCATCGGCCGGGACCTGGGCTACGAGGTCGTGGAGAAGGACATCACCCGCTCCGAGCTGTACATGGCCGACGAGGTCTTCATGACCGGGACGGCCGCGGAGATATCCCCCATCCGCTCCATCGACAACCGCCTGGTGGCCGACGGCAGCATCGGCCCCATAACCAAGGCCCTGAAAGGCAAGTTCACCTCCGCGGTCTCTGGCCAGGAGCCAAAATACAAGGCCTGGTTGGACCTGGTATAGGTCGATTATCGGGCCGCGAGAAGGTGCGTAGCCTTTTATCTTGCCGACATCCATCACAACCGACCATCAGGAGGGTCCATAATGAGCAAGACCAAAGACAACCTGCAGACCGCCTTCGCTGGCGAGTCTCAGGCCAACCGCAAGTACCTGGCCTTCGCCAAGAAGGCCAAGGAGGACAAGTTTCCGGAGGTCGCCAAACTGTTCCGCGCTGCGGCCGATTCGGAGACCATCCACGCCCTCTACCACTTGAGGGCCATGGGCGGTGTCGGCAGCACCGAGGACAACCTCAAGGCCGCCGTCGGTGGAGAGAACTACGAGCATACCAGCATGTATCCGGCCATGATCGAAACGGCCAAAACTGAGGGCGAGCGGGTGGCCAGGACCGGGTTCAGCTACGCCAACCAGGTGGAGAAGGTCCACGAGGGCCTGTACCAGGCCGCTCTAAGCTCGGTGCAGGCCAACAAGGACCTGCCGAAAAAGAGGCTCTGGGTCTGCCAGATCTGCGGGAACGTCCACGAGGGCGACGAGCCCCCGGAGAGGTGCTCGGTCTGCGGGAACCCCAAGGACATGTTCAAGGAGACGCTCTGAGCGTCCCCCAAACCGCTTCCTTTTTTTTCCTTTCTTCAAGTAGTAATTTAATATCGCCTACTGGCCTCTATGGACTAGGTGTTGCCTTGTTCGAGGTCCGATTCCATGGTCGCGGGGGGCAGGGGGCGGTCATGGCCGCCCAGACTTTGGCCGAAGCGGCGGTAATCGAAGGGAGGCACGCTCACGCCTTCCCCTTCTTCGGCGCCGAGCGCCGCGGGGCCCCGGTGATGGCCTTCGCCCGCATCGATGACGAGAAGATCAGCATCAAGTCCCAGGTCTACGAGCCGGACCTCCTGGTGGTGCTGGACGAGTCGCTTCTGGGCATCGAGCCGGTGGCCAGAGGGCTGAAGCCGAACGGAAGGGCGGTCATCAACACCCGCAAGCTACCGACGGAACTGGACCTAGGCATCGAGGTGGAATGCGCCACGGTCAACGCCAGCGCCATCGCCCTGGAGTTCCTGAAGGCGCCCATCGTGAACACGGCCATACTCGGGGCGGTGGTCAGGATGACCGACCTGGTCACCATGAACTCCATGAGGCAGGCCATCGAGAACCGCTTCGGGGAAAAGTTCGGGAAGGACGCCGCCCGGGTCAACACGGCCGCGGCCGCGGCGGCCTACCAACAGGCGGCGGTCGGAAGATGCAAGGGGATGCGTCCGTTGGTGGCCAAGAAGGAATGGCTTCCAGGGTGGAGAGAGGTGCCCATCGGGACGACCCTGGCCGAGGACAGCGTGGACGGGGTGATGGTAGGACCGGGCAGCGCCCGCCAGAACCTGACGGGGAGCTGGCGCGTTCAGACCCCCCGCTACGACAAGCAGAAGTGCGTACGCTGCCTGCGCTGCTGGTTCTCCTGCCCTGAAGGGTGCATCAAGCGGGAGGAGGACGACTACGTCCGCTGGGACCTGAACTACTGCAAGGGTTGCGGCATCTGTTCGCAAGTATGTCCGGTCAAGGCCATCGACATGGTCAAGGGGGGATCGAGGTGAAGGTTCGGGTCATCAGCGCCGACCACGCCGTGGCCTACGCGGCCAAGCTGGCCCGCACGGAGGTCGTTCCGTCATTCCCCATCACCCCGCAGACGCTCATCGTGGAGCAGCTGGCCGAGTTCATAAGCGACGGGGAGCTGGACGCGGACTTCATCCCGGCCGACAGCGAGCATTCGGTGATGAGCATCGCCATCGGCGCTAGCGCC
Proteins encoded:
- a CDS encoding glycosyltransferase, yielding MSEFDDLTVILPTYNEGGNIQPMLESLDSLYPGVSVIVADDNSTDGTRERVLEFASKHPRIALLGRDLADRGLTASIMDSISSTRTRFFVVMDADFQHPPESVGELHARLAGGSDMAVGVREDKHKLSFSRHLASWGAHTLAMIYLTAMRRPISADTMSGFFGGRTDLCQETISKYSGRFERAGFKVLFDLLKFLPRNTKVEEVSFTFSSRRSGTSKLSSRVILSILRQCGMMGKTAAMAVNFLFINVIGRYLSALLLGLVFTFWMMEGLEVAYDDHMVTSTVLAFILAMSYLVIANKYLLTHGRRDVLIRGVKMVFTAFSGYLVALYVFYMAFAAFSGPIDVETLPLFLGFGIAYLWNTASSTLMEN
- a CDS encoding amino acid ABC transporter ATP-binding protein — its product is MLELIDVKKSFGDNHVLRGISLKVMPQEVVTIIGPSGSGKSTLLRCMNLLNEPDSGKIIFLGHNITDKDIDINAVRTQMNMVFQCFNLFMHLTAKRNISLALMKVKKMKKAEAEAVALKTLEKVGLADKADSYPGEMSGGQQQRVAIARALAMNPKVILFDEPTSALDPELIGEVLDVMKKLALSGMTMVVVTHEMGFAREMADKVIFMDQGVIAEQGTAEEMFVNPKNPRTKTFLKRILKEVGDMDPGIPTDFVPNGDNGQDKC
- a CDS encoding rubrerythrin family protein, which encodes MSKTKDNLQTAFAGESQANRKYLAFAKKAKEDKFPEVAKLFRAAADSETIHALYHLRAMGGVGSTEDNLKAAVGGENYEHTSMYPAMIETAKTEGERVARTGFSYANQVEKVHEGLYQAALSSVQANKDLPKKRLWVCQICGNVHEGDEPPERCSVCGNPKDMFKETL
- a CDS encoding branched-chain amino acid transaminase, whose translation is MKSKIWMDGQLVNWEDAKVHVLAHGFHYGTGVFEGIRVYHVPQGKNIFRLRDHMVRFMNSAKVLQMKMPYTLDELCEACRDVVRTADAEGDYLRPLAFYGVHPEFKIGLNPSKLPTNVSIICTHMGVYIGKDQVEQGANIITSSWEKYNNRAAALNAKVSGHYVNSVLAKLEAIQRGCDEALMLNGNGNVAEGTGENVFMVKKGKLLTPPVSAGILEGITRDCVMTIGRDLGYEVVEKDITRSELYMADEVFMTGTAAEISPIRSIDNRLVADGSIGPITKALKGKFTSAVSGQEPKYKAWLDLV
- a CDS encoding glycosyltransferase, producing MLTISAGVCAYNEEKNILQCLRSLTSQTFHGKELVEMLVISSGSTDRTDELVQDYARNVDGRVRLIRQEKREGKNSAVNAFMVEAKGDVLFLANADNVMREDTFDRMAEHFNDPSIGMVGGHPVPVNDQETFMGFAVHMLWDMHHRLSLIHPKVGEIVAFRNLGFRIPTGMGSDEDLIRREHEGRGLKIAYESEALIFNRGPTTVRDFFIQRTRVNIGERYMKRWFDYDIPTWDKRFLINAWLSFVKDNASHPIKMAVAMSMEAFARVYAALHVQLDKGDRAVWQVVESTKEVDSKP
- a CDS encoding 2-oxoacid:acceptor oxidoreductase family protein encodes the protein MFEVRFHGRGGQGAVMAAQTLAEAAVIEGRHAHAFPFFGAERRGAPVMAFARIDDEKISIKSQVYEPDLLVVLDESLLGIEPVARGLKPNGRAVINTRKLPTELDLGIEVECATVNASAIALEFLKAPIVNTAILGAVVRMTDLVTMNSMRQAIENRFGEKFGKDAARVNTAAAAAAYQQAAVGRCKGMRPLVAKKEWLPGWREVPIGTTLAEDSVDGVMVGPGSARQNLTGSWRVQTPRYDKQKCVRCLRCWFSCPEGCIKREEDDYVRWDLNYCKGCGICSQVCPVKAIDMVKGGSR
- a CDS encoding acetolactate synthase, with product MEVISMVVNDEFGVMQRIMGEFTRRRINVDTIVVGKCEIPGKSRVVLSVSDRKEAEWAVDSLQRLQDIIHVELVDGTRQEAYALVGNGTAKARLIGSIEEVEKMLQATNPDKFIRAVNAL
- a CDS encoding glycosyltransferase family 2 protein; translation: MATGAKPYAITVNWNRAEDTVQCVSSLYEGNPELQVLVVDNGSQDGSVEKLRNKFPGLIILENQDNLGYVKGANQGIRRALADGATHVLMINNDAVSRPGMVAELVDVLDRYPDAGIAGPKIFYYSTDVIWFNGGHFNHWMGFSTHQFMDRRDDGRNRERKVDFITGCTLMVKASVLSEIGLFDEDFVIYAEDLDLCLRAKERKYESWLVPAAMAEHKVSLSTGIAGSNLMTPFRAYYYGRNMLMMIRKRKKGLQFITCYLGQTLVMLPYYFLLMGLQKTRGSFRHYLKGYMDALRWMVNGNA